From Leptotrichia wadei, one genomic window encodes:
- the rpmD gene encoding 50S ribosomal protein L30, producing the protein MSKVKVTLVKGINGRKPNHVATVKSLGLRKISQSAVHNKTADIEGKIKLVSYLLKVEEV; encoded by the coding sequence ATGTCTAAAGTAAAAGTAACGCTTGTAAAAGGAATTAATGGAAGAAAGCCTAATCATGTTGCGACTGTAAAATCACTTGGATTAAGAAAAATCAGTCAAAGCGCAGTTCATAACAAAACTGCAGATATAGAAGGAAAAATTAAATTAGTTTCTTATTTACTTAAAGTAGAGGAGGTTTAA
- a CDS encoding PhnE/PtxC family ABC transporter permease, translated as MEKIKIKKLTKSRIYLYTTLSVLLIITVYTLSTMDFGGVNIIEATRHFFKDLKTMFFSPNLSDRYTYAQVFQSLAVTIALAVLTTIIGSFIALFLSFFAAQNLSSKHLSKTIKLGLSFIRAIPTILWVMVFSVVANVGVEAAIIGMTFHSIAYLVKAYSESIEEIDSGIIEALRATGASFWKIIFQGVLPSTITSILSWTFIRFEINFTNAVLVGAAAGAGGIGYDMFMSGTMYFDIREIGVFVYLIFGVAIILEFISYLLRKKYLKN; from the coding sequence TTGGAAAAAATAAAAATAAAAAAACTTACAAAATCAAGAATCTATTTATACACAACTTTATCCGTATTATTAATTATTACAGTTTATACTTTATCCACAATGGATTTTGGCGGTGTCAATATCATTGAAGCAACTAGACATTTTTTTAAAGACTTAAAAACAATGTTTTTTTCTCCAAATTTATCTGACAGATACACTTATGCCCAAGTATTCCAAAGTCTTGCTGTAACAATTGCGCTAGCAGTCCTTACAACAATAATTGGCTCATTTATAGCATTATTTTTATCCTTTTTTGCAGCCCAAAATCTTTCCAGTAAACATTTATCAAAAACTATAAAATTAGGTTTATCCTTCATTCGAGCAATCCCAACAATATTATGGGTTATGGTCTTTTCAGTCGTCGCAAATGTCGGAGTAGAAGCTGCAATTATAGGAATGACCTTCCACAGTATCGCCTATCTTGTAAAAGCCTATTCAGAAAGCATCGAAGAGATAGACAGCGGAATTATCGAAGCCTTGAGGGCAACAGGAGCTTCATTTTGGAAAATCATATTTCAAGGAGTTTTACCAAGCACTATAACTTCCATTTTATCCTGGACTTTTATCCGTTTTGAAATAAACTTTACAAATGCAGTTTTAGTTGGAGCTGCCGCTGGAGCTGGTGGAATTGGATACGATATGTTTATGTCTGGAACAATGTATTTTGATATACGTGAAATTGGAGTATTTGTATACTTAATATTTGGTGTAGCAATTATATTGGAATTTATTTCATATTTATTGAGAAAAAAATATTTGAAAAATTAA
- the rplR gene encoding 50S ribosomal protein L18, which yields MVKKFDRNKLRQKKHRSIRKKIVGTAERPRLAVYRSLQNIFVQVIDDTTGNTLVSASTIEKGAKIENGSNIEAAKQVGERIAKKALDKGITAVVFDRGGYIYTGRIKAVADAAREAGLKF from the coding sequence ATGGTAAAAAAATTTGATAGAAATAAATTAAGACAAAAAAAACATAGAAGTATTAGAAAAAAAATCGTTGGAACTGCTGAAAGACCTAGACTTGCTGTGTACAGAAGTTTACAAAATATCTTCGTTCAAGTAATTGATGATACAACAGGAAACACTTTAGTTTCTGCATCAACTATTGAAAAAGGTGCTAAAATTGAAAATGGTTCAAACATTGAAGCAGCTAAACAAGTTGGAGAAAGAATTGCTAAAAAAGCATTAGATAAAGGAATTACTGCTGTTGTATTCGACAGAGGTGGATATATTTACACAGGAAGAATTAAAGCTGTGGCAGATGCTGCTAGAGAAGCAGGATTAAAATTCTAA
- the rpsN gene encoding 30S ribosomal protein S14, producing the protein MAKKAMVERNLKREKTVDKYAAKRAELKARAKKGDREAVLELSKLPRNASPTRVRNRCQINGRPRGYMREFGISRVMFRQLAGEGVIPGVKKSSW; encoded by the coding sequence ATGGCTAAAAAAGCAATGGTTGAAAGAAACTTAAAAAGAGAAAAAACAGTTGATAAATATGCAGCTAAAAGAGCTGAATTAAAAGCAAGAGCTAAAAAAGGTGACAGAGAAGCAGTTTTGGAATTATCTAAATTGCCTAGAAATGCTTCGCCTACAAGAGTTAGAAACAGATGTCAAATTAATGGAAGACCAAGAGGTTACATGAGAGAATTTGGTATTTCAAGAGTTATGTTCAGACAATTAGCAGGAGAGGGAGTTATCCCAGGAGTAAAAAAATCAAGTTGGTAA
- the rplO gene encoding 50S ribosomal protein L15 gives MNLNELRPAAGSKRERRRVGRGHGTGWGKTAGKGHNGQKQRSGSYVSPIFEGGQMPIIRRIPKRGFSNAPFKKDIIAITLADIVERFNDGDVVSLETLVENGIVKNPKFIKKYSDEALRNVKGRRAVKEYLNSNIEAYVKEKELTSLLKIIGNTEVNKKLTVKAHRISKAAKELIEKAGGSVELLEIKSYSAKAGNNKKEDGDK, from the coding sequence ATGAATCTTAATGAATTAAGACCTGCTGCTGGATCGAAAAGAGAAAGAAGAAGAGTAGGAAGAGGACACGGAACTGGTTGGGGTAAAACAGCTGGTAAAGGTCATAACGGACAAAAACAAAGATCAGGTTCTTATGTATCACCAATATTTGAAGGTGGACAAATGCCTATTATTAGAAGAATCCCTAAAAGAGGATTTTCTAATGCACCATTTAAAAAAGATATTATAGCAATTACATTGGCTGATATTGTTGAAAGATTTAACGATGGAGATGTAGTTAGCTTAGAAACATTAGTTGAAAATGGAATAGTTAAAAACCCTAAATTTATTAAAAAATATTCTGATGAAGCATTAAGAAATGTAAAAGGAAGAAGAGCTGTAAAAGAATACTTAAACTCAAATATTGAGGCTTATGTAAAAGAAAAAGAACTTACTAGCTTATTAAAAATTATAGGGAATACAGAAGTTAATAAAAAATTAACTGTAAAAGCGCACAGAATCTCAAAAGCAGCTAAAGAATTAATCGAAAAAGCTGGAGGAAGTGTAGAATTATTAGAAATCAAATCATATTCAGCTAAAGCAGGAAATAATAAAAAAGAAGATGGAGATAAGTAA
- the rplX gene encoding 50S ribosomal protein L24: protein MAKPNLKSVPRKLHVKTGDTVIVISGRSKDLLRNENSTQTGDKGKIGKVLKVFPKTGKIIVEGVNIKKRHIKPNAMNPQGEVVEREMPIFSSKVMLWDEAAGKPTRVRKEIRDGKKVRISVVSGNEI, encoded by the coding sequence GTGGCTAAACCAAACTTAAAATCAGTACCTAGAAAATTACATGTTAAAACTGGAGATACAGTTATTGTAATTAGCGGTAGATCAAAAGATTTGTTACGTAATGAAAACAGTACACAAACTGGAGATAAAGGAAAAATTGGAAAAGTATTAAAAGTTTTCCCTAAAACTGGAAAAATAATTGTTGAGGGTGTAAATATCAAAAAAAGACATATTAAACCTAATGCGATGAACCCACAAGGCGAAGTTGTAGAAAGAGAAATGCCAATTTTCTCATCTAAAGTAATGCTTTGGGATGAAGCGGCAGGAAAACCTACAAGAGTAAGAAAAGAAATAAGAGATGGAAAAAAAGTAAGAATATCAGTTGTATCTGGTAATGAAATATAA
- the glmS gene encoding glutamine--fructose-6-phosphate transaminase (isomerizing) encodes MCGIVGYIGAKNAQDFVIDGLEKLEYRGYDSAGIAVNTGSEKFEIVKKVGRLKNLADELEKHPLKGTVAIGHTRWATHGKPSDENSHPHFNKDKTLVVVHNGIIENYLELKRDLIAKGYEFKSETDTEVVAHLLDELYTGDILETVKKLLKVIKGAYALGIMSVKEPDRIIAARKESPLIVGIGKGENFIASDIPAILKYTRDVYLIENNEIVEIKKDSVKIMDIDGNEIKRDITHIEWDLEAASKGGYEYFMEKEIFEQPEVLVKTLNSRVDENYNINFDDAGLTKEYLSGINDIYIVACGTAYHAGLAGKHIIEKKTRIRVDVDIASEFRYRNPVIDDKALVIVLSQSGETLDTLEAMKEAKRHGARVVAITNVVGSSVAREADHVIYTWAGPEIAVASTKAYTTQMVILNLMAIDFAYKFGKITKDEAAEDIKKLYEVEQSIQRMLEYDEKIKDVADKIKDSESMFYLGRGLDYVIAVEGALKSKEISYIHSEAFASGELKHGTIALITDGVPVVVNATQSDLFEKSVSNIKEVTSRGAYVIAIAKEGNTVVEEVADEVFYIPNVEDDYAGFPTIVIHQLLAYYLSKLKGNDVDKPRNLAKSVTVE; translated from the coding sequence ATGTGTGGAATTGTAGGTTACATTGGAGCAAAAAATGCTCAGGATTTTGTTATTGACGGGTTGGAAAAGTTAGAGTACAGAGGGTATGATTCGGCTGGAATTGCTGTTAATACTGGAAGTGAAAAGTTTGAGATTGTGAAAAAAGTGGGAAGATTGAAAAATTTGGCTGATGAACTGGAAAAACATCCACTTAAAGGGACAGTTGCGATTGGGCATACAAGATGGGCAACTCACGGAAAGCCATCTGATGAAAATTCGCATCCCCATTTTAATAAGGATAAAACATTAGTTGTTGTTCATAATGGAATTATTGAAAATTATTTAGAGTTAAAAAGAGATTTGATTGCAAAAGGGTATGAGTTTAAGTCAGAAACTGATACAGAAGTTGTGGCACATTTATTGGATGAACTTTATACAGGAGATATTCTTGAAACAGTAAAAAAATTGCTAAAAGTTATAAAAGGTGCCTATGCGCTTGGAATTATGTCTGTTAAGGAGCCTGATAGAATTATTGCGGCTAGAAAGGAAAGTCCGTTAATAGTTGGAATTGGAAAGGGAGAAAACTTTATTGCATCTGATATTCCTGCTATTTTGAAATATACAAGAGATGTTTATTTGATTGAAAATAATGAAATTGTGGAAATAAAAAAAGATTCTGTAAAAATTATGGATATAGATGGAAATGAGATAAAAAGAGATATAACTCATATTGAATGGGATTTGGAAGCTGCTTCTAAAGGTGGATACGAGTACTTTATGGAAAAAGAGATTTTTGAACAGCCAGAAGTCCTTGTGAAAACATTAAACAGCAGAGTTGATGAGAATTATAACATTAATTTTGATGATGCAGGGCTTACAAAGGAATATTTGAGTGGAATCAATGATATTTATATTGTGGCTTGCGGAACTGCTTATCATGCAGGACTTGCTGGAAAGCATATTATTGAGAAAAAAACGAGAATACGTGTAGATGTTGATATTGCTTCTGAATTTAGATATAGAAATCCTGTAATTGATGATAAGGCACTGGTTATAGTGTTAAGCCAGTCTGGAGAAACTTTGGATACGCTTGAAGCTATGAAGGAAGCTAAAAGACATGGTGCAAGAGTTGTTGCCATTACAAATGTGGTAGGATCTTCGGTAGCAAGAGAAGCAGATCATGTTATTTACACTTGGGCAGGACCTGAAATTGCCGTTGCCTCTACAAAGGCATACACTACTCAAATGGTAATTTTAAATTTGATGGCAATTGATTTTGCATATAAATTTGGAAAAATTACAAAAGATGAAGCAGCTGAAGATATAAAAAAATTGTATGAAGTGGAACAAAGTATTCAAAGAATGTTGGAATATGATGAAAAAATCAAAGATGTTGCAGATAAAATCAAGGATAGCGAAAGCATGTTCTACCTTGGGCGTGGACTTGATTATGTAATCGCTGTGGAAGGTGCCCTAAAATCTAAAGAAATCTCGTATATTCATTCAGAAGCCTTTGCTTCAGGGGAATTGAAGCACGGAACTATAGCATTAATTACAGATGGAGTACCAGTTGTTGTAAATGCTACACAATCTGACTTATTTGAAAAATCAGTATCAAACATAAAGGAAGTTACATCAAGGGGAGCTTATGTCATTGCAATTGCAAAAGAAGGAAATACAGTTGTGGAAGAAGTGGCAGATGAAGTATTCTATATTCCAAATGTGGAAGATGATTATGCAGGATTCCCTACAATTGTAATTCATCAGTTATTGGCATACTATTTATCAAAATTAAAGGGAAATGATGTTGATAAACCAAGAAACTTGGCAAAATCAGTAACTGTAGAATAA
- the rplE gene encoding 50S ribosomal protein L5 yields the protein MAEKYIPRLQKLYKDEIVSSLMKELNLSNIMQVPKLDKIVVNMGIGEAASNPKLIDAAIVELAQITGQQPVARAARKSEAGFKLREGQKIGAKVTLRKEKMYEFLDRLISITLPRVRDFEGVSPKGFDGRGNYTLGLREQIVFPEIEIDKVDKIFGLGITIVSTAENDEQGRALLKAFGMPFAK from the coding sequence ATGGCTGAAAAATATATTCCAAGATTACAAAAATTATATAAAGATGAAATCGTTTCGTCATTAATGAAAGAATTAAATCTATCTAACATTATGCAAGTACCTAAACTTGATAAAATAGTAGTTAATATGGGGATTGGAGAAGCAGCAAGCAACCCTAAATTAATAGATGCGGCTATCGTTGAATTGGCGCAAATTACAGGGCAGCAGCCTGTAGCAAGAGCAGCTAGAAAATCAGAAGCTGGATTTAAATTAAGAGAAGGACAAAAAATCGGAGCAAAAGTTACATTAAGAAAAGAAAAAATGTATGAATTTCTTGATAGATTAATCAGCATTACTTTACCAAGAGTAAGAGATTTTGAAGGTGTTTCACCTAAAGGATTTGATGGAAGAGGAAATTATACATTGGGATTAAGAGAACAAATCGTATTCCCTGAAATCGAAATTGATAAAGTAGATAAAATCTTTGGATTAGGAATCACAATTGTATCTACAGCAGAAAATGATGAGCAAGGAAGAGCTTTATTAAAAGCATTCGGAATGCCGTTTGCAAAATAG
- the rplF gene encoding 50S ribosomal protein L6 — translation MSRIGNKPITIPAGVEVKQDGHTFTVKGPKGQLVRELSSEIKVNIDGNEITFERPNDLPSIRALHGTTRANLNNMIVGVSEGFSKGLELVGVGYRVQASGKGLTLSLGYSHPVEIEAVDGITFKVEGNTKISVEGIDKQLVGQVAANIRAKRAPEPYKGKGVKYADEVIRRKEGKKG, via the coding sequence ATGTCAAGAATAGGTAACAAACCTATAACTATACCTGCTGGTGTTGAAGTTAAGCAGGATGGTCATACTTTTACTGTAAAAGGGCCAAAAGGGCAATTAGTAAGAGAATTAAGCAGTGAAATTAAAGTAAATATTGATGGTAATGAAATTACATTTGAAAGACCAAATGATTTACCAAGTATTAGAGCTCTTCATGGGACTACAAGAGCAAATTTAAACAATATGATTGTTGGAGTAAGTGAAGGATTTTCTAAAGGATTGGAATTAGTCGGAGTAGGATATAGAGTACAGGCTAGTGGAAAAGGATTGACTTTATCTTTAGGATATTCACATCCAGTTGAAATTGAAGCAGTAGATGGAATTACTTTTAAAGTTGAAGGAAATACTAAAATTTCTGTTGAAGGAATTGACAAGCAATTAGTTGGACAAGTTGCTGCAAACATCAGAGCTAAGAGAGCGCCTGAACCTTACAAAGGAAAAGGAGTTAAATACGCTGACGAAGTAATTAGAAGAAAAGAAGGTAAGAAAGGATAG
- a CDS encoding peptidyl-prolyl cis-trans isomerase yields the protein MNNKLKMGILTALCLFALSCGNGNGQSGKVLFESSDKKIKVYENEVNIELEKNLFSSGISQKDLTPDQIKQMKQSIIKNIALNRALAIKGKEEKLDKDKKYTENQDVIKEQLLASLTLVNEVNGKVNVTDEEAKKYYDANPAAFTLQEDTAKLQIIAFKATDSATASQVLKDVLANPNNFTTYARKYNANIPGVPENGETSEIPESRLGALGTAIKNVAAGQIVNSVVKVDNALYIVRVLEKNSKGVIPFEKVKETIKTQMRNQKRQIEQQNYLKSVSDEFKLSNMDDAIKNIK from the coding sequence ATGAATAATAAATTGAAAATGGGTATTTTAACAGCACTATGCTTATTTGCATTATCTTGTGGAAACGGAAATGGACAAAGCGGAAAAGTATTATTTGAGTCATCAGATAAAAAAATAAAAGTATATGAAAATGAGGTTAACATCGAATTGGAAAAAAACTTATTTTCCAGCGGTATCTCACAAAAAGATCTTACACCTGACCAAATTAAGCAAATGAAACAATCTATTATTAAAAACATTGCTTTAAATAGAGCACTTGCAATTAAAGGTAAGGAAGAAAAACTTGACAAAGATAAAAAATATACTGAAAATCAAGATGTTATAAAAGAGCAATTATTGGCAAGCTTAACTTTAGTTAATGAAGTTAATGGTAAAGTTAATGTTACTGATGAAGAAGCAAAAAAATATTATGATGCAAACCCTGCTGCCTTCACTCTTCAGGAAGATACTGCAAAATTACAGATCATAGCTTTCAAAGCCACTGACTCTGCAACAGCAAGCCAAGTATTAAAGGATGTTCTTGCAAATCCTAATAATTTTACTACATATGCACGTAAATACAACGCAAATATTCCTGGAGTTCCTGAAAATGGAGAAACTTCTGAAATTCCAGAAAGCCGTTTAGGTGCTTTAGGTACAGCCATTAAAAATGTAGCGGCTGGACAAATTGTAAATAGTGTAGTTAAAGTTGACAATGCCCTATATATTGTAAGAGTATTGGAAAAGAATTCTAAAGGTGTAATTCCTTTTGAAAAAGTTAAGGAAACTATAAAGACTCAAATGAGAAATCAAAAAAGACAAATTGAACAACAAAATTATTTGAAATCTGTATCTGATGAATTTAAACTTTCAAATATGGATGATGCAATAAAAAATATTAAATAA
- the rpsH gene encoding 30S ribosomal protein S8: protein MYLTDPIADMLTRIRNGNMAKHAQVAVPFSKIKESIANILKNEGYINGYEIKEEGAIKNIVVSLKTVDGEAVIKGLKRISKPGRRVYTSVESLPKVLGGLGIAIVSTPQGVITDKECRKHNVGGEVLCYVW, encoded by the coding sequence ATGTATTTAACAGATCCTATTGCTGATATGCTTACTAGAATCAGAAACGGAAACATGGCTAAACATGCACAAGTTGCAGTACCATTTTCAAAAATTAAAGAAAGTATAGCAAATATATTAAAAAATGAAGGATATATAAACGGTTACGAAATCAAAGAAGAAGGAGCTATAAAAAATATAGTTGTATCTTTAAAAACTGTAGATGGAGAAGCTGTAATTAAAGGGTTAAAAAGAATATCAAAACCTGGAAGAAGAGTTTACACATCTGTAGAAAGTTTACCTAAAGTATTAGGTGGATTAGGAATTGCCATTGTCTCAACACCACAAGGTGTTATTACAGACAAGGAATGCAGAAAGCATAATGTTGGTGGAGAAGTTCTTTGCTACGTGTGGTAA
- the rpsE gene encoding 30S ribosomal protein S5, with protein sequence MARDRDNRERESEYKERLLRISRVSKTVKGGRRISFSVLAAVGDEKGKVGIGLGKANGVPDAIKKAIANAKKNLVNVSLKGGTLPHEQIGKYNATSVLLKPASKGTGVIAGSATRELLELAGVTDVLTKIRGSKTKDNVARATLEGLKQLRSLEDVARLRGKSVEEILG encoded by the coding sequence TTGGCTAGAGATAGAGATAACAGAGAAAGAGAAAGTGAATATAAAGAAAGACTTTTAAGAATAAGCAGAGTTTCTAAAACTGTTAAAGGAGGAAGAAGAATTTCATTCTCAGTATTGGCAGCTGTTGGAGACGAAAAAGGAAAAGTAGGTATCGGTTTAGGAAAAGCTAACGGTGTACCTGATGCAATTAAAAAAGCCATTGCAAACGCTAAGAAAAACCTAGTAAATGTTTCATTAAAAGGTGGAACATTACCACATGAGCAAATTGGTAAATATAATGCAACTAGCGTATTATTAAAACCAGCTTCAAAAGGGACAGGAGTTATTGCCGGTTCAGCAACTAGGGAATTGCTTGAGTTAGCAGGTGTAACTGACGTGCTTACAAAAATTAGAGGTTCAAAAACTAAAGATAACGTTGCAAGAGCAACTTTAGAAGGTCTTAAACAATTACGTTCTCTTGAAGACGTAGCAAGACTTAGAGGAAAATCAGTTGAAGAAATTTTAGGATAA
- a CDS encoding PhnE/PtxC family ABC transporter permease, with amino-acid sequence MNLNEKDIFKQRFYSKIIFVLIIILLYIISSIISGFQNGMAFSSIPAGIFWLIQKFIPTQNALQYFPEIINSALQTVLLAITATTISAIFALFLAIIGSNSTGINIFTKIITKVIASFFRNMPIVAWSLILVFSFKQSQFTGFLALFLITFGYLTRAFSETIDDIAGDVIEALKSVGASYFQIIFCGVIPSISSQLLSWLLFFIETGVRESTLVGILTGTGIGFTFSLYYKSFRYDAAGLVILVVTIIVVGVEMLSNKLRSELM; translated from the coding sequence ATGAATTTAAACGAAAAAGATATTTTTAAACAGAGATTTTATTCTAAAATTATATTTGTGCTAATAATTATTTTACTTTACATAATATCCTCCATTATTTCAGGATTTCAAAATGGAATGGCATTCTCCTCAATTCCAGCTGGAATTTTTTGGCTAATACAAAAATTCATCCCTACACAAAATGCCCTCCAATATTTTCCAGAAATCATAAATTCTGCTTTGCAAACAGTTTTACTCGCCATAACTGCCACAACGATTTCAGCAATATTTGCCCTATTTCTCGCAATAATAGGCTCAAACTCAACTGGAATCAACATTTTTACAAAAATTATAACAAAAGTAATCGCTTCATTTTTTAGAAATATGCCAATTGTAGCCTGGTCATTAATACTTGTATTTTCCTTTAAGCAAAGCCAATTTACAGGCTTTCTGGCATTATTTCTAATAACATTTGGATATTTGACACGTGCCTTTTCTGAAACAATAGACGACATTGCAGGTGATGTAATTGAAGCGTTAAAGTCAGTAGGCGCTTCATACTTTCAAATAATATTTTGCGGAGTCATTCCAAGCATCTCTTCCCAGCTTTTATCCTGGCTTCTATTTTTCATAGAAACTGGAGTTAGGGAATCAACATTAGTTGGAATTTTAACAGGAACTGGAATAGGATTTACATTTAGCCTATATTACAAAAGTTTCCGTTATGATGCCGCCGGACTTGTAATTTTAGTCGTTACAATTATCGTAGTTGGCGTAGAAATGCTTTCAAACAAACTTAGAAGTGAATTAATGTAA
- the secY gene encoding preprotein translocase subunit SecY, translating to MTLAEAVSSRVKAIFNIPELEKRVTFTLLMIMVARVGIHIAVPGINTEAFKNFQQGNAIAQFLNLFSGGAVERASIFALGIVPYINASIVFQLLGVIFPKIDEMQKEGGKERDKITQWSRYVTIVLAIIQSFGIAILMQNQGLVLEPGPKFVLSTVVLITGGTSFLMWISERISIRGIGNGTSMLIFLNIVAGLPSVISNMYAGLPSGMGKVLLGLSVIVFIVFIALMVIVQLAERRIPIQYAGKGSLGFGGGQSTVGKRTYLPLKINMSGVMPIIFASVLMAAPPFLVSMMKSGSLKNFLAAQFEPKGIFYLLLFAILITVFSFFYTLTIAFDPDKVSDDLKQSGGTIPTVRAGKETADYLEKVATRVTFGSAIFLSLLGIMPNIWFGYILNLPVMLGGTSLLILVGTAVEILLQMDSFLAVKHMKSFVNRRHR from the coding sequence TTGACTCTAGCTGAAGCAGTATCAAGTAGGGTAAAAGCTATTTTTAATATACCTGAGTTAGAAAAAAGGGTAACGTTTACATTACTTATGATAATGGTTGCAAGAGTTGGAATTCACATAGCAGTTCCTGGAATTAATACAGAAGCTTTTAAAAATTTCCAGCAAGGAAATGCGATTGCTCAATTTTTAAATTTATTTTCGGGTGGAGCTGTTGAAAGAGCTTCAATTTTTGCGTTGGGAATTGTCCCTTACATTAATGCTTCCATTGTATTTCAATTATTAGGAGTAATTTTCCCTAAAATAGATGAAATGCAAAAGGAAGGTGGAAAAGAAAGAGATAAAATAACTCAGTGGTCAAGATATGTAACAATTGTACTTGCAATAATTCAATCTTTCGGAATTGCAATATTAATGCAAAATCAAGGGTTAGTATTGGAACCAGGTCCAAAATTTGTACTTAGTACAGTAGTTTTAATTACAGGAGGAACTTCATTTTTAATGTGGATTTCTGAAAGAATTTCAATTAGAGGTATTGGAAATGGGACATCAATGTTGATTTTCTTAAATATTGTTGCAGGATTGCCATCAGTTATCAGTAACATGTATGCTGGATTGCCTAGTGGAATGGGAAAAGTTTTATTAGGATTATCAGTAATAGTATTTATAGTATTTATTGCGTTAATGGTAATTGTACAGCTGGCTGAAAGAAGAATTCCTATTCAATATGCTGGAAAAGGGAGTCTTGGATTTGGTGGTGGACAAAGTACAGTTGGAAAGAGAACATACTTGCCATTAAAAATAAATATGTCTGGAGTAATGCCAATAATCTTTGCGTCAGTATTGATGGCAGCGCCTCCGTTTCTAGTTTCAATGATGAAATCTGGAAGTTTAAAAAACTTCTTGGCAGCTCAATTTGAGCCAAAAGGAATTTTTTACTTGTTGCTATTTGCAATATTAATTACAGTATTTTCGTTTTTCTATACACTTACAATTGCTTTTGATCCAGACAAAGTGTCAGATGACTTAAAGCAAAGTGGTGGAACAATCCCAACAGTAAGAGCTGGAAAGGAAACTGCTGACTATTTGGAAAAAGTTGCAACAAGAGTAACATTTGGAAGTGCAATATTCTTATCATTATTAGGTATTATGCCAAATATATGGTTTGGATATATCTTAAATCTTCCGGTAATGCTTGGGGGAACAAGTTTACTAATTCTAGTTGGGACTGCTGTAGAAATATTATTGCAAATGGATTCATTCTTGGCAGTTAAACACATGAAGAGTTTTGTAAATAGAAGACATCGTTAA
- the phnC gene encoding phosphonate ABC transporter ATP-binding protein, with amino-acid sequence MLLSVKNISKEYNNGTTALKNVSFDVEKGEFISIIGPSGSGKSTLLRSINKMIDISQGSILFENRNIEKLKKKEIELVRREIGMIFQNYNLVERLTVIENVLHGRLGYKSVFSGILGIYSEEEKKEAFKFLEKLNMTKYAYQKCNELSGGQKQRVGIARAIMQKPKLLLCDEPIASLDPKTAENIMDYLKKIVTELKITCIVNLHQVDIAKKYSNRIIALNKGEKIFDDKPEYLTDDIIEFIYKDEELD; translated from the coding sequence ATGTTATTAAGTGTAAAAAATATTTCAAAGGAATATAACAATGGAACAACTGCCTTAAAAAATGTCTCATTCGATGTGGAAAAGGGGGAGTTTATTTCTATCATTGGACCATCGGGTTCTGGAAAATCGACATTGCTTAGAAGTATTAATAAAATGATTGATATTTCCCAAGGTTCGATTTTATTTGAAAATAGGAATATTGAAAAATTGAAGAAAAAAGAAATCGAGCTTGTAAGGCGTGAAATCGGTATGATTTTTCAAAACTATAATCTTGTGGAAAGACTGACTGTTATTGAAAATGTGCTTCATGGGCGGCTTGGATATAAGTCGGTATTTTCTGGAATACTGGGGATTTATTCAGAAGAGGAAAAAAAAGAGGCTTTTAAATTTTTAGAAAAGCTAAACATGACTAAATATGCCTATCAGAAATGTAACGAACTTTCAGGTGGGCAAAAACAGCGTGTGGGAATTGCAAGAGCGATAATGCAAAAGCCGAAACTGCTTCTCTGTGATGAGCCAATCGCTTCACTTGACCCCAAAACTGCCGAAAATATAATGGATTATTTGAAAAAAATTGTTACAGAACTAAAAATTACATGCATTGTCAATCTTCACCAAGTTGATATTGCAAAAAAATATTCCAACAGGATTATCGCCTTAAATAAAGGTGAGAAAATTTTTGATGATAAGCCAGAATATCTTACAGATGATATAATTGAATTTATTTATAAAGATGAAGAATTGGATTAA